The DNA window CGGTAAATGCTCCCAAAAATTTTCTGTCATATTTAAATTCAAATCCTCTCATTATGGGTACATAATCAAACGCTCTTCCCAAAATTAATAACTAAAATGTTTCTATTTCTTTAACACTTATGCCATGTTTAATAATTAATAGATTAAGTCCACCGGTATCTAATAAGGTTAGGAATATCTGTGGACATTCCATAAATGTCTGCGAGCTAAAGGTATTAAATCATTTTTAAAGTATAACCTAGCTTCATTAATTTATCTTCACACAATGTCCTCTTTAACGATATTTTCATGTTGAAAGAAAATATCGTTGGCATTTTCACTCTTTTTAATGACATTGTTATTGAACGATATTTTTCGCTAAGGAAGGGTAATCAAAAAATCACGATTTCATTTTATACTTTTGATCAATTTCCTCCCACAATAGTAGCTGATTTATATGGGAAATGTAAAAGCAAAAGCAGATTATTTAGAAGTACATTATCGTACTTCTAAACCATCTGCTTTTTCATTTAACTGTCTAATTATACTTGTACAACCCTAATAATGTATTGCTAAAAAAAACCTCATCAACCCGCATTCCTACGTTGCGAGTTAGAATAAAGTATTGCACATAGTGTTGACATACCACAACACTACAGTTTCGACTTAAGGCAGTACATTATAAATCTAATAGATTAATTTTCTAAATCTGTTCATCTTCTATAAATTAGAAAACCAAACCCCTCTATCTAATATTACCTTTTTATGAGCTAATTAAATTTTGACTCTTTTTCTTATTTTTATCTCGGTACATATTTTTATCGGCTTTAGCTAATAGATTCTCCATGTTTCCTATAGAATGTCCCGAAAAAGCGTACCCCATCGATACTTTGATTTTAATGTCTTTGCTGTTTATATTATACTCACTAATCTTATTAGTGAGCTTTTCACAGTGATATTCAACCTGTTCTTTACTCGGATTTAAAACGATGATTGCAAATTCATCTCCACCAATCCTTGCAACAATCGTATTATCTGAGAAATATTGTTTTAATAGTTTTGCATATTCTTGTATATAAACATCACCTTTTTTGTGACCATAATTATCGTTCATATACTTCAATTCATCCAAATCGCATAAAATAATGGCTATAGATGTATCTAAATGTTTGTTGTATTTCTCCATATTTTCCTCAAAATAGTTTCGGTTGTATATGCCTGTCAAAGCATCATGGCTAATCTGATATTTTAACTCCTGTTGTAGCTTTACCTTTTCAGTAATATCCCTTAAAATCCCTTCTATTGCTACCATTTCTCCATTTTTATATATAGGAGTTGCATATTCCTCGAACCATTTATACTGACCTTTATCATCACTCCAACGTTGTATAAATGGCTTACTATAATCCCCATCCCCATTAATTTTTCTAAACAACACGTCATAATCATCTGGATGGATGAGTTCAAAAATGAGATACGGATTTTGATACCCTTTCTCTACTAATCCCTCTCCTAACATTTGTTCAATCGAAGGGCTAGTATATCTAAATTTATATTTTGGCTTGACTTCATAATAATAGATAAGATCCTTTGAACTTTCTACTAATTGAAAAATTCTCTTTTCATTCTCAAATTTCGTCTTCCATTTAACTTTTTCATACTTTATGTAAATTTGGAGAATTACTATTCCCGCAATTAGACCTAAAGAAAAATATAGTATTCCCATTATCATTACCCCACATTACCATAAAAAATCTGTTCTTTTTGGACAACTTTCATACTTCTCTGTACATTCAATAAATAAAAAAAATAGACTAATCTAATACCATTTAGTCTACTTTTCAATAAACAGAAATCGGTAACTGGCTAACATAGTCTTTCAACTTTAGTCCCTATAGCTTTGCGTATTCACCTTTCGATGAATTTGCCTTGATCTTTCATATATTTATTTTATGAGGTTATAAAGTTTCTTCTAATATATTACATAAATATAATTATAAAGTCGAACTAACATTAGGTCAATATTCTCTATTTATTTTCTTTCATTTCACTTTCCATTCCACTCTTCTCAGCTTTAAAAAGAATTAGAGGCATATTTTTAAAAAAAGAATCTCACTTACCAATGGCACGATTTCTATTTGATTTTATTCTTCCACTACCACCTATTTTCCAAGCAAAAAAGTATGGAAATCTCCTTCTAACACCACATGGTCTTGCGTAATATTTATATCATGATAAATCCTTATTGGATAGGTGTCTCCTAAATAAAGAAAGCTCTCACCATGTTCGTAGACCTTCTCCCATTTGTCCTCTAATAATTGAATAACTCTTTCGTCTGGTGTCCCTTTCGGAGCAAGAACTTCAATATTTCCATAGTGATCCATAGTAATGCCTATGGTTGTCCGCTTTTTATATTTTATATCAAATTGTATTATCTCACCTGAGTAGTTATGTACCATTTCATCACCTGTTGGACATTTAATGCCCATATCCCCTGTAATTTAGAGTCAATCCTTTTCATAAACTTTGGCGAATTTATCGCCTCACTCTTAATAACATTTTTCGTATTGAAATGAAAAAAAAAAAAAACGAAAGTTCGAGAATCTTTTTGATTCTCGAACTTCTGCTCTTTATTTACTCAATTTTAGCAACGCACAGCATTCCACATGTGTTGAGTGTATGTGGCAACACATAAGATGTTGATGGGTTTAAGTAATTGGCTAGGTTCTTGCTATAGTTGATCCTAGCTTTTTATATTTATCTTCATATATCATCTGGCGTATATTAATAAGATTAACGATTGGAGATGATAAAAATGGATCTCATTTTATGGATGACTGTTTTGCCCGGTGCCTTTATTGCAATATTTGCTGATAATAGAAAATGCAAAAGAAAAAAGGTTAAACTTTTCCAAATCTACTCGATTTCTTGATGGATTTACAATTACATAAAATTCCCAATATTTGTACATCCTACTAGAAAAATAATGAAGTTACATGTTTCTAACAAATTGTATTTGCATTAACAGAGAAAATTCACATTAAATTTCGCTAACAGTCTTCCAAATATCTTCACTTAGACTAATGGCAGAAACAACTGCAACACCATCAGCCCCGGCTTGACGTACGATACTACTGTTTGATGGTGAAATACCACCAATTGCTACAATGGGGACGTTCGGATAGTCGGTTCTCGCTTTCTTTAAAAATGCAACCCCTGCTGGTGGTTTTGCATCTTTTTTTGATGATGTTTCAAAAATGGGTCCAATCCCAACATAATCTGCACCATTTAAAACCGCCTTCTCCAGTTCTTCCATTGTATGCACCGAAACACCGATGATTTTATTTTCTGCACGCTTACGAAACAGTTCAATATTTAAATCATCCTGACCAACATGAATCCCATCAGCATCAAGCTTTAAAGCAAGCTCTACATCGTCATTTATTAAAAATGGCACTCTGTAATCGTGACATAATTTTTGGCATTTACGTGCAAATTGTACATAGGCATCCCCAGTAAGTGCATTTTCACCCTTTTCTCTTAATTGAAATATCGTAATACCGGCTTGTAATGCGGCTTCTAGGACAACTAATGGATCACGTTGACAATTAATCGTACCCATAATAAAATATTTATCGAAATTCAGCGACATACACATCACACTTCCCTTCAAACTGACGATAGGCAAAATGATTCGTTGGACCAAAGCCATGCCCAATATTTAGTGGGTTGCTGATCGCTAACTGGACAAATTTTTTCGCTTCCAAAACGGCTTCTTGCAAGGATTTTCCTTTTGCCATTTCTGCTGTTAATGCGGCTGAAAATGTACAGCCTGTTCCGTGCGTGTGTTTTGTTTCAAATCGATTCGTTTTTACGAAATAAGGAACCTCCCCTTTTATAAACACCGCATCAACCGCCTTGTCACCAGCTAAATGACCACCTTTCATAACCACACATTGTACGCCAAGAGAGAGAATATCTTGAGCAGCTAGGAAAAGTTCTTGTTCCGTATGAATAGCTCGACCACTTATGACCTCTGCTTCTGGTATATTCGGTGTGCAAACCGTTGCAATCGGTAGCAGTTTATTTTTAAGAGATTGTATCGCCTCTTGTTGAAGCAAGCTCGCACCGCCCTTCGCAATCATCACAGGGTCAACGATAAGAGGTAAGGCTCTATTTTTAAGTGTAGCAGCGACACACTCAATAATCTCTGCATTAAACAACATGCCTGTTTTAATAGCTTTCACATCAAAATCTTCAAGGACCACCTTCAATTGTGCTTCTACAAATTGTACAGTTGTTGGAAAAATGCCATGTACACCTAACGTATTTTGGGCTGTTAAAGCAGTGATGACACTTGTGCCAAATACACCAAGCTCTTGAAACGTTTTAATATCCGCCTGAATGCCTGCTCCGCCTCCACTATCTGAACCTGCTATCGTTAATGTAATCATTGATGTCCCTCAGCTAAATATTCAAGTTGGTTTAGAAAATTTGTATGGAATGTCCCAATCGTTGAATATGCATTTAAACTAGCTTGCTTATAATCGCGAAGTAGACTCGCAAGATCTTCGAATGCATTTTCACAGCTTGCGAGTTCTGCTGCACAAAAGGCACTTAATAGACAGCCACTTCCTGTTATTTTCGTTACCTTTTCATGACCACCAACGATCCATTCTAATCTGTTCCCATCTGTAATCACATCTTGCTCACCTGTCACAATCACAAGACAGTTATATTTGTTTGCAACACGCATAGCCGTTTCAGCTACATCAAGTTCACCAACGCCACTATCGACGCCTTTCGCTAGCCAAGAAATACCTGCTATAGCAGCGAGTTCTCCAACATTACAACGAATTAAATTAATTTTAAGATGTTGTAATAAATCCATTGTTGTTTGTAAACGAAAATTTGTTGCTCCTGC is part of the Psychrobacillus sp. FSL H8-0483 genome and encodes:
- a CDS encoding sensor domain-containing diguanylate cyclase, whose product is MGILYFSLGLIAGIVILQIYIKYEKVKWKTKFENEKRIFQLVESSKDLIYYYEVKPKYKFRYTSPSIEQMLGEGLVEKGYQNPYLIFELIHPDDYDVLFRKINGDGDYSKPFIQRWSDDKGQYKWFEEYATPIYKNGEMVAIEGILRDITEKVKLQQELKYQISHDALTGIYNRNYFEENMEKYNKHLDTSIAIILCDLDELKYMNDNYGHKKGDVYIQEYAKLLKQYFSDNTIVARIGGDEFAIIVLNPSKEQVEYHCEKLTNKISEYNINSKDIKIKVSMGYAFSGHSIGNMENLLAKADKNMYRDKNKKKSQNLISS
- the thiE gene encoding thiamine phosphate synthase encodes the protein MCMSLNFDKYFIMGTINCQRDPLVVLEAALQAGITIFQLREKGENALTGDAYVQFARKCQKLCHDYRVPFLINDDVELALKLDADGIHVGQDDLNIELFRKRAENKIIGVSVHTMEELEKAVLNGADYVGIGPIFETSSKKDAKPPAGVAFLKKARTDYPNVPIVAIGGISPSNSSIVRQAGADGVAVVSAISLSEDIWKTVSEI
- the thiD gene encoding bifunctional hydroxymethylpyrimidine kinase/phosphomethylpyrimidine kinase — protein: MITLTIAGSDSGGGAGIQADIKTFQELGVFGTSVITALTAQNTLGVHGIFPTTVQFVEAQLKVVLEDFDVKAIKTGMLFNAEIIECVAATLKNRALPLIVDPVMIAKGGASLLQQEAIQSLKNKLLPIATVCTPNIPEAEVISGRAIHTEQELFLAAQDILSLGVQCVVMKGGHLAGDKAVDAVFIKGEVPYFVKTNRFETKHTHGTGCTFSAALTAEMAKGKSLQEAVLEAKKFVQLAISNPLNIGHGFGPTNHFAYRQFEGKCDVYVAEFR
- the thiM gene encoding hydroxyethylthiazole kinase; protein product: MSLQKINLQKPLVHCITNYVVANFTANGLLTIGASPVMADAVEEAAEMASKSNALLLNIGTLNEQTIKSMILAGISANAKNIPIVFDPVGAGATNFRLQTTMDLLQHLKINLIRCNVGELAAIAGISWLAKGVDSGVGELDVAETAMRVANKYNCLVIVTGEQDVITDGNRLEWIVGGHEKVTKITGSGCLLSAFCAAELASCENAFEDLASLLRDYKQASLNAYSTIGTFHTNFLNQLEYLAEGHQ